In Chloroflexota bacterium, one DNA window encodes the following:
- a CDS encoding DEAD/DEAH box helicase, with protein sequence MNVNSFLRDLRRQSFYQSQIVHLEQVARRGAKYGKLTIPLHPVLKRQLEAQGITRLFTHQAQAINAAQSGQHLILVTATASGKTLGYNLPVLEAILERPTARALYLYPTKALAQDQLRALRELGCAIEGQRGRGTTSLPVTVGTYDGDTPQSRRGRLRKSGQIILTNPDMLHLGILPNHPLWGSFLRNLRYVVVDEAHTYRGVFGSQVACVLRRLRRVCAVYGSEPQFIATSATIANPAQHFLGLTGVEGVVVDDDGSPQGPRSFALWNAPLIDKARTARRSANSEATNLFSALVRNQTRTIVFTRARKVAELILRYAREELKKGQNPEGKTRGIRRRSAKGDESLSSRIAAYRAGYTPEQRRKIERDLFSGELLGVTATNALELGIDVGGLDAAVLVGYPGTIASLWQQAGRAGRGNEPSLAILIALDNPLDQYFMRHPEELFGRPHEHALIDPDNVYVLARHLPCAAHEVPLTNVASPGHFDDEALFGPGFVPAMVELEQTRRLSFQGDRWAYNGNDYPAEKVNLRSIGGSRFAILNEANNHRTLEEIEASSATQRVHPGAIYLHQGESYLVTRFDADQGFAIVRPVEVDYYTQPREWSDVRILRSLAHRAIPGGNAYFGQVRTTSQVIGYRRLRHYTEEVLGEEMLELPATTFETAALWWDLSPEMIRACARRRLDFLGGIHAAEHAAIGILPLFAMCDRWDIGGLSTPRHPDTDAPQVFIYDGFPGGVGIAEQGFKQLPDLWRATWEVIARCPCHDGCPSCIQSPKCGSNNEPLDKAAAQLILEMLLPSRR encoded by the coding sequence GTGAACGTCAACAGCTTTCTCAGGGACCTGCGTCGCCAGTCCTTCTACCAGAGCCAGATTGTTCACCTGGAACAGGTTGCGCGACGGGGGGCAAAATACGGAAAGCTGACCATTCCGCTGCATCCAGTCCTTAAGCGGCAGTTGGAAGCCCAGGGAATCACTCGCCTTTTTACCCACCAGGCACAGGCGATAAACGCCGCCCAGTCGGGCCAGCATTTGATTCTCGTCACCGCAACTGCCAGCGGCAAGACCCTGGGCTACAACCTGCCCGTGCTGGAAGCCATTCTGGAACGGCCTACCGCCCGAGCCCTTTATCTCTATCCCACCAAGGCATTGGCCCAGGATCAATTAAGGGCACTGCGAGAGTTAGGCTGCGCCATCGAAGGTCAGCGAGGTCGAGGGACCACCTCCTTGCCTGTCACGGTCGGCACCTACGACGGCGACACACCCCAGAGTCGCCGGGGACGGCTGCGCAAGTCGGGCCAGATCATCCTCACCAATCCCGACATGCTCCATCTCGGGATTTTACCCAATCATCCCCTGTGGGGAAGTTTCTTGCGCAATCTGCGATACGTTGTGGTGGACGAGGCTCATACCTACCGGGGAGTCTTTGGTTCGCAGGTAGCCTGTGTGCTGCGCCGGTTGCGTCGAGTCTGTGCCGTATATGGCAGCGAACCCCAATTCATCGCTACCAGCGCAACCATCGCCAACCCGGCACAACACTTTTTGGGGCTCACCGGGGTCGAGGGCGTTGTGGTCGATGACGATGGCAGCCCCCAGGGTCCGCGCAGTTTCGCACTCTGGAATGCACCCCTTATTGACAAAGCCAGGACAGCCCGTCGCAGTGCTAACAGCGAGGCCACCAATCTGTTCTCAGCCCTGGTACGCAACCAGACCAGAACCATTGTCTTCACACGGGCGCGCAAGGTTGCCGAGTTGATCCTTCGTTACGCCCGGGAGGAGCTGAAGAAAGGCCAGAATCCGGAAGGCAAGACCAGGGGAATCCGGCGCAGGTCCGCTAAAGGCGATGAAAGCCTGTCAAGCCGGATCGCGGCCTACCGGGCAGGCTACACCCCCGAACAACGACGAAAAATCGAGCGAGACCTCTTTTCGGGCGAGCTACTGGGGGTCACGGCAACCAACGCGCTGGAACTGGGTATCGATGTCGGTGGCCTGGATGCTGCTGTGCTTGTGGGTTATCCAGGCACCATTGCCAGCCTCTGGCAGCAGGCTGGACGGGCTGGACGAGGGAATGAACCCTCGCTGGCCATTCTGATCGCGCTTGATAACCCGCTTGACCAGTATTTCATGCGTCACCCGGAGGAGCTATTCGGCCGGCCCCACGAACATGCCCTGATCGACCCGGACAACGTCTATGTCCTCGCTCGTCACTTGCCCTGCGCGGCCCATGAGGTACCGTTGACCAATGTTGCCTCGCCGGGGCATTTCGACGATGAAGCCCTCTTTGGTCCCGGATTCGTGCCTGCCATGGTTGAGTTGGAGCAAACGAGAAGGCTCAGTTTCCAGGGGGATCGATGGGCCTACAATGGCAACGATTATCCGGCCGAAAAGGTAAACCTTCGATCCATCGGCGGATCCCGTTTTGCTATCCTCAACGAGGCCAACAACCACAGAACACTGGAAGAGATTGAAGCCAGCAGCGCAACGCAACGGGTTCATCCCGGCGCCATCTACCTGCACCAGGGAGAGAGCTACCTGGTCACCCGCTTCGACGCGGACCAGGGTTTTGCCATTGTGCGACCTGTCGAGGTTGATTACTACACCCAGCCAAGGGAATGGAGTGACGTACGGATACTTCGCTCACTGGCCCACCGCGCCATCCCCGGGGGAAACGCTTACTTTGGGCAAGTGCGCACAACATCCCAGGTCATCGGCTACCGGCGACTGCGCCACTACACCGAGGAGGTTCTCGGTGAGGAAATGCTGGAACTTCCCGCAACCACATTCGAGACAGCGGCCCTCTGGTGGGACCTGTCACCGGAAATGATCAGGGCCTGTGCTCGCCGCAGGCTTGACTTTCTGGGAGGCATCCATGCCGCCGAACACGCTGCCATCGGAATTTTACCTCTTTTCGCGATGTGTGATCGGTGGGACATCGGTGGACTGAGCACGCCGCGCCATCCGGATACCGATGCGCCCCAGGTGTTCATCTATGACGGCTTTCCCGGCGGCGTGGGAATCGCCGAGCAAGGCTTCAAACAGTTGCCTGATCTCTGGCGGGCAACCTGGGAGGTCATCGCCCGCTGTCCCTGCCATGATGGCTGCCCAAGCTGCATCCAGAGTCCCAAGTGCGGCAGCAACAATGAGCCGCTGGATAAGGCAGCAGCCCAGTTGATCCTGGAAATGCTTCTTCCATCCAGGCGTTGA
- a CDS encoding fused MFS/spermidine synthase has protein sequence MSSVSSISIRHPGYLNLLVFVAGLVTLGLELTAARLLDPWFGNSILVWTALIGLILASLSVGYWIGGKLADRRPSATLLYTICLVAALLVALVPVASRPILQRAALSSLNLENVSAGLLLAAAVSIFLLFSFPTLLLGIVSPFAARLAVSDVETSGQTVGRLYALSSVGSLTGTFLPVLVLIPSIGTRLTFILLAGLLAAVALIGLFLEKGRRAAPFFLALPLLILLTWLSSQGAVKPSKGLVHEGESLYNYYQVLQKGSETWLKLNEGIGLHSVYHPQSALSNGIWDYFLVAPLFAQREANPQPADTASVTSMYLVGLAGGTAAQLYSKVYGPIPIDGVELDPDIVQAAYDYFHLGDYPNIDAVAADGRTWLMAQPPDKRYSVIAVDAYRPPYIPFQLATVEFFRLAREHLEEDGVIAVNAARSQDDYRLVNALASTMGQVFPSVYVIDESTEGFALGNSLLVATVQPTTLSDFQANAAAIDPSAQPLLAEMIRRSATTARPANTDGPVLTDDRAPIEQIIHSIMLRYLFE, from the coding sequence ATGTCCTCTGTGTCCTCGATCTCCATTCGCCATCCAGGCTATCTGAACCTGCTGGTCTTCGTGGCCGGCCTGGTGACATTGGGACTGGAACTCACCGCGGCCCGGTTACTGGATCCCTGGTTTGGCAATTCGATCCTCGTTTGGACTGCGCTGATAGGCCTGATACTGGCCAGTCTCAGCGTCGGGTATTGGATTGGAGGCAAACTGGCCGACCGGCGCCCCAGTGCCACGCTGCTGTACACCATCTGTCTGGTTGCTGCCCTCCTGGTAGCATTGGTGCCAGTGGCATCCCGCCCCATCCTGCAGCGAGCAGCCCTCAGCAGCCTGAACCTGGAGAACGTGAGCGCAGGCTTGCTCCTGGCAGCAGCGGTATCGATCTTCCTGCTCTTCAGCTTTCCAACCCTGTTGCTGGGTATCGTCTCTCCCTTCGCTGCCCGCCTGGCGGTATCCGATGTGGAGACCAGCGGACAGACAGTGGGGCGTCTCTATGCACTCAGTTCCGTGGGTAGCTTGACCGGCACTTTTTTGCCCGTCCTGGTGTTGATCCCGTCCATCGGTACCCGGCTGACCTTTATTCTTTTGGCAGGACTCCTGGCAGCGGTCGCCTTGATCGGGCTGTTTCTGGAAAAAGGACGCCGCGCTGCACCCTTCTTTCTGGCCCTGCCGCTTCTGATCCTGTTGACATGGTTAAGTAGCCAGGGCGCAGTCAAACCATCGAAGGGCCTGGTGCACGAAGGGGAGTCCCTGTACAACTATTATCAGGTTCTGCAGAAGGGATCGGAAACCTGGCTCAAGCTGAATGAAGGAATCGGCCTTCACTCTGTCTACCACCCCCAATCGGCTCTGAGCAATGGTATCTGGGATTATTTTCTCGTGGCACCCCTGTTTGCTCAACGCGAGGCAAATCCGCAACCCGCTGACACAGCTTCGGTGACAAGTATGTACCTGGTTGGACTGGCAGGTGGCACCGCGGCTCAGCTGTATAGCAAAGTGTATGGACCGATCCCCATCGACGGTGTTGAGTTGGATCCTGACATCGTCCAGGCCGCCTACGACTACTTTCACCTGGGCGACTACCCAAACATTGATGCTGTTGCCGCAGATGGAAGAACATGGCTCATGGCCCAGCCGCCCGACAAACGCTATTCGGTCATCGCAGTGGACGCGTATCGCCCCCCATACATCCCCTTCCAGCTGGCTACGGTGGAATTCTTCAGGTTAGCGCGGGAACACCTGGAAGAGGACGGTGTCATCGCAGTAAATGCCGCTCGCAGCCAGGACGACTACAGGCTGGTCAATGCGCTGGCATCGACTATGGGCCAGGTATTCCCTTCGGTGTATGTGATTGACGAGTCGACCGAGGGCTTTGCCCTGGGCAACTCGTTGTTGGTAGCAACGGTACAGCCAACAACGCTGTCCGACTTCCAGGCCAACGCGGCCGCCATCGATCCATCAGCACAGCCTCTTCTGGCAGAGATGATTCGTCGCTCCGCCACCACAGCCAGACCTGCCAACACCGATGGTCCGGTCCTGACCGACGACAGGGCCCCCATCGAGCAGATCATCCACAGCATCATGCTGCGATACCTGTTTGAGTAA
- a CDS encoding C25 family cysteine peptidase gives MFKRVVLILIVLGLLLSESMTGASRVAANTFKGDPSSALISNGTDPLRLYHDSNGITLELRLPDYHITEIQREGETFHQIVVASEDWVQSNTPGAPQIPERNLLLAVPATGNIALEVLDAQWQEVAGTFHLQSAAQYGLDAAGDQEEQSLKATWDLDPAIYNQSRWTPQKSAEITREGHWRGFRYAGLALRPFQFNPVEGKVRALSTLTVRLSFSMPQPFEIDEPAADPLFDPILAATFANFDQALQWRSQTVSPISVPGIHRGSGAGGPWVKIMVDSDGLYRVTYGDLVDAGISNLTLDSLNPQTFRLYDDSLEQDISVLGQGDASFDPVDEILFYGGRNREKLSSDDNVYWLTWDGQAGHRMLEVSGTPQSAAPANTLLTTLHVEDNTLYKQQRPFIGWLEPMVYDHWYWQHVEISKTISMDNLAVDTSSPLSATLSVWMAGDRRDAGNYIVDFEVNGQDAGSMAWSSTKVLTGTHAIPVGSLTDGSNDLWLAPRILGFPAWEYTVWLDWVKLTYPYDGRYLPGSPFGNPTPGTWLYQLTDVPESAPWILNLASADQPQKILGAQAVPADSGFTLSWQVTSAAEDRFLVVPPAEIRSPGDIQVYSDAGLLNPDQQVDYLMISHGDLIGSAQPLADQHSASGLSVALIDVQAIYDIFSDGSVSAEAIRDFLGYAYDNYQWPPPAAALLIGDGTVDFRGYQFASYGHANLIPPYMGGFDFWGGATPSDNAYVWLEGDDVLGEMLISRLPVNNPAQANVVVDKILNYPSSFPAGRALSTFWVADNPDSENPLHGTQFHLASEETLAELAPEFQVDRAYFCDPAVNTCTGDSWIYTDVPTIRTAIQEGISEGHAFLHFSGHGSIGTWAVEAIFRKGYVSQLSNGDALPFMLISSCTNGYFADARWDGLDETMLRTEDKGTVGGFAGTTFDTLTPQTAVSKYFLRAVMNDGITQPGPASAVARAKTYVQFPGNEGEFTAVGHNLSGDPLLYLISPESCIEGDLDCDGDIDIVDVQRVAAVWNSTAWQPGFNPRADLVRDGRITVEDMAAISALWQTTFRRPQTTFRRPQTTFRRPQTTFRRPQTTDGRPLPEDGDTVTR, from the coding sequence ATGTTCAAACGCGTAGTGTTAATCCTTATCGTTCTGGGCTTGCTGCTCTCTGAATCGATGACCGGTGCAAGCCGTGTCGCTGCAAATACGTTCAAGGGTGATCCCTCTTCAGCGCTTATCTCGAATGGCACTGATCCCCTTCGATTATACCATGATTCCAACGGTATTACCCTGGAATTGAGACTGCCCGACTATCACATTACCGAGATCCAAAGAGAAGGCGAAACCTTCCATCAGATCGTCGTGGCCAGCGAGGATTGGGTCCAGTCAAACACGCCAGGCGCTCCGCAGATTCCAGAACGCAATCTCCTTCTGGCGGTACCTGCCACGGGCAATATCGCGCTGGAGGTGCTCGATGCACAATGGCAGGAGGTGGCGGGTACCTTTCACCTGCAATCAGCCGCACAATATGGCCTTGACGCTGCAGGTGACCAGGAAGAGCAATCTCTGAAAGCTACCTGGGACCTGGACCCGGCCATCTACAACCAGTCGAGGTGGACGCCACAAAAGAGCGCCGAGATAACACGGGAAGGCCACTGGCGTGGTTTTCGTTATGCAGGTTTGGCCCTGCGGCCCTTTCAATTCAATCCCGTTGAGGGGAAGGTGCGGGCTTTGTCGACGCTCACGGTTCGGCTTTCATTCTCGATGCCTCAGCCATTCGAGATTGACGAGCCCGCGGCGGATCCCCTGTTCGATCCGATTCTCGCAGCCACATTTGCCAACTTTGATCAAGCCTTGCAATGGCGAAGCCAGACTGTATCTCCGATTTCGGTGCCGGGAATCCATCGAGGCTCCGGCGCCGGTGGGCCATGGGTGAAAATCATGGTGGACAGCGATGGTTTGTACCGCGTCACCTATGGAGACCTCGTAGATGCGGGCATATCCAACTTGACACTCGACTCGCTGAACCCGCAGACATTTCGGCTGTATGATGATAGCCTCGAGCAGGATATCAGCGTGCTGGGGCAAGGTGATGCCAGCTTTGACCCTGTTGACGAAATCCTATTCTACGGAGGGCGCAACAGGGAAAAGCTGAGTAGCGATGACAACGTCTATTGGCTCACGTGGGACGGGCAAGCTGGCCATCGAATGCTCGAGGTCTCTGGCACCCCACAATCGGCCGCGCCAGCCAATACGCTCTTGACAACCCTGCACGTCGAGGATAACACACTCTACAAACAGCAGCGGCCCTTCATCGGCTGGCTGGAGCCCATGGTGTACGACCATTGGTATTGGCAGCACGTTGAGATAAGCAAAACTATCTCGATGGATAACCTGGCTGTAGACACCAGTTCCCCGTTGAGTGCCACCCTGTCCGTATGGATGGCAGGGGACAGGAGAGACGCGGGCAATTACATAGTCGATTTCGAGGTCAATGGCCAGGATGCGGGAAGCATGGCATGGAGTAGCACAAAAGTGCTCACCGGCACCCATGCCATTCCGGTCGGATCACTGACCGACGGCAGCAACGATCTCTGGCTGGCTCCTCGTATTCTCGGTTTCCCGGCCTGGGAATATACCGTTTGGCTGGATTGGGTCAAACTGACCTATCCCTACGATGGGCGTTATCTGCCAGGAAGCCCTTTCGGCAATCCGACTCCTGGTACCTGGCTCTATCAACTGACGGACGTTCCGGAGTCCGCCCCATGGATTCTCAACCTTGCATCGGCAGACCAGCCACAGAAGATACTGGGAGCCCAGGCTGTTCCTGCAGACAGCGGTTTCACACTGAGTTGGCAGGTGACATCGGCGGCCGAGGATCGTTTCCTGGTGGTGCCGCCGGCGGAAATCCGTTCACCTGGCGACATCCAGGTATACAGCGATGCCGGGCTATTGAATCCTGATCAACAGGTTGATTATCTGATGATTTCCCATGGTGATTTGATTGGCTCTGCCCAACCGCTGGCGGATCAACATTCGGCATCAGGGCTTTCAGTGGCCTTGATCGATGTACAGGCTATCTACGATATCTTCAGCGATGGCTCGGTGTCTGCCGAAGCGATTCGGGATTTTCTGGGCTATGCCTACGACAACTATCAATGGCCGCCCCCGGCCGCAGCTCTGCTGATCGGCGATGGCACTGTCGATTTTCGCGGGTATCAGTTTGCCAGCTATGGGCACGCCAATCTCATTCCGCCGTACATGGGTGGTTTCGACTTCTGGGGTGGGGCAACACCTTCGGACAATGCCTATGTCTGGTTGGAGGGGGATGACGTGCTCGGTGAGATGCTGATTAGCCGTTTGCCTGTCAATAACCCTGCGCAAGCCAACGTGGTCGTCGACAAGATCCTCAACTATCCCTCGAGTTTTCCTGCCGGTCGGGCGTTGAGCACCTTCTGGGTGGCCGACAACCCTGATAGCGAAAACCCGCTTCATGGCACACAGTTCCATCTGGCGAGCGAGGAAACCCTGGCCGAGCTTGCCCCGGAGTTCCAGGTTGATCGCGCTTACTTCTGCGATCCCGCTGTGAATACCTGCACGGGTGATTCCTGGATCTACACCGACGTTCCCACCATTCGCACGGCCATCCAGGAAGGCATTAGCGAGGGACATGCATTCCTGCATTTTTCTGGGCACGGTAGTATTGGTACCTGGGCCGTTGAAGCGATATTCCGCAAAGGCTATGTCAGCCAGTTGAGCAACGGTGACGCATTGCCGTTCATGCTGATTTCCTCCTGCACCAACGGTTACTTCGCCGATGCGCGCTGGGACGGCCTGGACGAAACGATGTTACGCACCGAGGATAAAGGCACCGTGGGTGGTTTCGCGGGCACAACCTTTGATACTTTGACTCCTCAGACAGCGGTTTCGAAATATTTCCTCCGGGCTGTGATGAACGATGGTATCACTCAACCGGGACCCGCGTCGGCTGTGGCGAGGGCCAAAACATACGTCCAATTTCCAGGCAATGAAGGAGAATTCACGGCAGTAGGGCACAATCTATCCGGCGATCCCTTGCTCTATTTGATCAGCCCCGAGAGCTGCATCGAGGGAGATCTGGATTGCGATGGCGATATCGATATCGTCGACGTGCAAAGGGTAGCCGCAGTTTGGAACAGCACCGCATGGCAACCTGGATTCAATCCCCGAGCCGATCTGGTGAGGGATGGCCGGATCACTGTGGAGGATATGGCTGCCATCAGTGCTCTCTGGCAGACGACTTTCAGAAGACCGCAGACGACTTTCAGAAGACCGCAGACGACTTTCAGAAGACCGCAGACGACTTTCAGAAGACCGCAGACGACGGACGGCAGACCGCTTCCAGAGGACGGCGACACGGTGACACGGTGA
- a CDS encoding glycosyltransferase family 4 protein codes for MKVAILGRYPVNGRRVAGGPDAVVSQLASGLQQMADVEVHVVTLSSQVPEDAFFERDGIWVHSIRPRRLPRWTMLRLNARALEQALKAIAPDVVHAHDAGTYADAALASGYPAVITVHGVIQREAELSREYGMNWRERLSWAYEERYERHCLGRAQDVIAISPYVQDFYQPFTPAQMHLVENPVADLFFHLPDRTEPATILCAARIIHRKNILTLLQAFAQVHAEFPQARLRLAGETRSQPEYAETCRQFVQTHGLQNAVSFLGWLEQDAIQEEYSKCGCLVLVSWQETAPVSIEQAMSAGKAVIASDVGGVRYLLVDGQAGILVDPADVDAQVAAFRRVLTDATLRATLGKVAREQALNRFHPEVVARRTRAVYETMMERQGSGNH; via the coding sequence GTGAAGGTTGCAATTCTCGGCAGGTACCCGGTAAACGGCCGTCGCGTAGCTGGTGGACCAGACGCTGTGGTGTCACAGCTGGCCAGTGGACTACAACAAATGGCGGACGTGGAAGTCCATGTCGTTACGCTTTCCAGCCAGGTGCCGGAAGATGCGTTTTTTGAGCGGGATGGCATATGGGTCCATTCGATCCGGCCACGCCGGCTACCTCGCTGGACCATGCTTCGGCTAAATGCCCGCGCGCTGGAGCAGGCGCTGAAGGCTATTGCCCCTGATGTCGTTCATGCTCACGATGCAGGGACATATGCCGATGCGGCCCTCGCCAGCGGTTATCCGGCGGTGATCACCGTGCATGGCGTGATCCAGCGGGAGGCGGAGCTCAGTCGCGAGTACGGCATGAATTGGAGGGAACGGCTCAGCTGGGCGTATGAGGAGCGCTATGAGCGACACTGCCTGGGCAGGGCGCAGGACGTCATCGCTATCAGCCCCTATGTACAGGACTTCTACCAGCCCTTCACCCCGGCCCAAATGCATCTGGTCGAAAACCCGGTTGCAGATCTCTTTTTTCACCTGCCCGATCGCACGGAACCTGCGACGATCCTCTGCGCAGCACGCATCATTCACCGGAAAAACATCCTGACACTGTTGCAGGCCTTTGCTCAGGTGCATGCCGAATTTCCGCAGGCACGCCTTCGTTTGGCCGGTGAAACGCGGTCGCAGCCAGAGTATGCTGAGACATGCCGGCAGTTTGTGCAGACCCATGGCCTGCAGAATGCTGTTTCCTTTCTTGGCTGGCTTGAACAGGATGCCATCCAGGAGGAATACAGCAAGTGTGGTTGCCTGGTGTTGGTATCGTGGCAGGAAACGGCGCCGGTCTCCATTGAACAGGCTATGTCCGCCGGCAAGGCTGTTATCGCCAGCGATGTGGGCGGTGTTCGTTATCTGCTGGTCGATGGCCAGGCAGGGATTTTGGTTGATCCCGCAGATGTGGACGCGCAGGTTGCCGCGTTTCGTCGGGTGCTGACGGACGCTACGTTGCGGGCGACTTTGGGCAAGGTCGCCCGGGAGCAGGCGTTGAATCGTTTTCACCCTGAAGTGGTCGCCCGGCGCACGCGAGCTGTCTACGAGACCATGATGGAGCGGCAAGGCTCCGGGAATCATTAG
- a CDS encoding glycosyltransferase family 4 protein: MATRDSRTPLRVALLCHYPDDADAPAGGVWAVGRNLAAGLVSAGAQVHVIRYLPVGGSQDPAVRVTGRSPLFIHSIEIPRRSRLPLRRVAAVPLLQRELDAVRPDAITAHESEYGLAALRSGYPAAVTIHGIPRQEFRSYSDWKRRLDLGLTIWQDWIMVRKARHIVAINNYAMAQYRRRTRAQFHRIDVPIGDVFFDVPVRDPDPHALLMVGGMSERKDPLTLLRALSMLRLRVPGVRLRIAGRQPSGDFKIKVDRFIRDNGLEDSVQFIGSLNQPELALAYTANAITVMSSRQETSPAVLMEAMAARRPVVASEVGGVAEIVAQGETGFTTSAGDAASMALRLEELLNDPERAAAMGMRGREVAESRYRRGRVGEAYVRLLSHLAATW, from the coding sequence ATGGCTACAAGGGACAGCCGGACACCTTTGCGTGTTGCCCTCCTGTGCCATTATCCCGATGATGCGGATGCCCCTGCGGGTGGCGTCTGGGCGGTAGGCCGCAACCTGGCAGCGGGTTTGGTGTCGGCCGGCGCGCAGGTTCATGTCATTCGATACCTGCCGGTAGGCGGATCGCAGGATCCAGCCGTACGCGTGACCGGCAGATCACCATTATTTATCCACTCCATCGAGATTCCCCGTCGGAGTCGCCTTCCCTTGCGCCGAGTCGCTGCCGTACCTCTCCTGCAGAGGGAGCTTGATGCAGTTCGCCCCGATGCTATTACGGCCCACGAATCTGAGTACGGTTTGGCAGCCTTGCGCAGCGGCTATCCAGCGGCAGTCACGATTCACGGTATCCCTCGCCAGGAGTTTCGCTCCTACTCCGACTGGAAACGTCGCCTTGATCTGGGGTTGACCATCTGGCAGGATTGGATCATGGTGCGCAAGGCGCGGCACATCGTGGCGATCAATAACTACGCGATGGCGCAATATCGCCGGCGGACCCGGGCCCAATTTCACCGCATCGACGTTCCGATTGGCGACGTCTTTTTTGATGTACCCGTCCGGGATCCGGATCCCCATGCGCTGTTGATGGTTGGAGGCATGAGTGAACGCAAGGATCCCTTGACCCTGTTGCGGGCACTCTCCATGTTGCGACTCAGAGTGCCAGGTGTTCGCTTGCGGATTGCAGGCCGGCAACCATCGGGGGATTTCAAGATCAAAGTGGACCGGTTTATCCGGGACAACGGGTTGGAAGATAGTGTTCAATTCATTGGATCGCTCAATCAACCTGAGTTGGCGCTTGCTTACACGGCGAATGCGATCACGGTGATGAGTAGCCGGCAGGAGACCTCTCCCGCTGTGTTGATGGAAGCCATGGCGGCCCGCAGGCCTGTTGTGGCCAGCGAGGTGGGTGGCGTTGCCGAGATCGTGGCGCAGGGTGAAACCGGCTTTACAACGTCTGCCGGAGATGCCGCGTCCATGGCGCTTCGACTGGAGGAATTGTTGAATGATCCCGAGCGGGCGGCAGCCATGGGCATGCGGGGACGCGAGGTTGCCGAAAGTCGCTATCGGCGCGGTCGGGTTGGTGAAGCCTACGTGCGGTTGTTGTCCCACCTGGCGGCCACGTGGTGA
- a CDS encoding sigma-70 family RNA polymerase sigma factor, translated as MHEDGQLIQQVRNGDLRAFETLYNKYKGQVYRTALAVTSDPGAAEDILQDCFLRVHANIDRLDGSVPISPWLHRVTVNLAYNLVAKRKRRAGSLEGIIETLKAGIVDSPDRFVEDAEVRDRVQAAIDTLSFNQRVVVTLFYLGEFNLEEIAYILDCPVGTVKSRLHYARNKLRVQLAGQADVLSGVML; from the coding sequence TTGCATGAAGATGGCCAACTGATCCAGCAGGTACGAAACGGCGATTTGCGAGCCTTCGAGACTCTGTATAATAAGTACAAGGGTCAGGTTTATCGGACTGCGCTCGCTGTCACCAGTGATCCTGGCGCTGCTGAAGATATCCTCCAGGATTGTTTCCTGCGCGTGCATGCCAATATCGATCGCCTGGATGGCTCGGTGCCCATCTCACCCTGGCTTCATCGGGTGACGGTGAACCTTGCTTACAACCTTGTGGCTAAACGAAAACGGCGCGCAGGGTCTCTGGAAGGGATAATCGAAACCCTGAAGGCCGGCATCGTGGACTCGCCCGATCGATTCGTCGAAGATGCCGAAGTCCGCGACAGGGTACAGGCGGCCATCGATACGCTGAGCTTCAATCAACGGGTCGTGGTGACCCTGTTTTATCTCGGTGAATTCAATCTGGAGGAAATTGCCTATATTCTGGATTGTCCCGTAGGAACCGTGAAGTCGCGATTGCATTATGCTCGCAACAAGCTGCGCGTTCAACTGGCGGGACAGGCCGACGTTTTGTCCGGGGTAATGCTATGA